The following proteins are encoded in a genomic region of Burkholderia cepacia:
- a CDS encoding acyl-CoA desaturase, whose translation MSPGQPPSSSEGASQPEGAIGSAIPASFSSGSHGPARPTRISTRSTVRLDRRIAAVVTLLPALGTVAAIALWVGGYVPGAVELIVFAVFYFATALGLEVGFHRHVTHKAFKAKPWVRVALIALGSMGAHGPVNWWASTHRRHHSTSDGDGDPHSPHLSGEGAGGRLKGLYHSHMGWLFVGESTRPAGWEKYVPDLYQDPLVFKQHMAYYRWVWIGLALPPLICGLASRSWMGVLLGFLWGDMVRIFAVSHCIWALNSLCHVIGRRDFHTTAHDRSRNSLLLAIPTFGQGWHNNHHAFPASAFTGLHWWQVDPGGLFVRVLERLHLVYDVQRPSAELIEKKRIAP comes from the coding sequence ATGAGTCCCGGCCAGCCTCCGTCTTCGAGCGAAGGTGCGAGCCAGCCCGAGGGTGCGATCGGAAGCGCGATTCCCGCGTCTTTTTCTTCCGGTTCGCATGGCCCGGCTCGCCCGACGAGGATCTCGACCCGTTCGACCGTCCGTCTCGATCGCCGCATCGCCGCCGTCGTCACACTGCTGCCGGCGTTGGGCACGGTCGCGGCGATCGCGTTATGGGTCGGCGGCTACGTGCCGGGCGCCGTCGAACTGATCGTGTTCGCAGTCTTTTATTTCGCCACCGCATTGGGGCTCGAAGTCGGCTTTCATCGCCACGTGACGCACAAGGCGTTCAAGGCGAAGCCGTGGGTGCGGGTCGCGCTGATCGCGCTCGGCTCGATGGGCGCGCACGGCCCCGTCAACTGGTGGGCGTCGACGCATCGGCGCCATCATTCGACCAGCGACGGCGACGGCGATCCCCATTCGCCGCACTTGTCGGGCGAGGGCGCCGGCGGCCGGCTCAAGGGCCTGTATCACAGTCACATGGGATGGCTGTTCGTCGGCGAGTCGACGCGGCCGGCGGGATGGGAAAAATACGTGCCCGACCTCTATCAGGACCCGCTCGTGTTCAAGCAGCACATGGCGTACTACCGCTGGGTCTGGATCGGGCTCGCACTGCCGCCGCTGATCTGCGGGCTCGCGTCGCGTTCGTGGATGGGCGTGCTGCTCGGCTTCCTGTGGGGCGACATGGTGCGGATCTTCGCGGTCAGCCATTGCATCTGGGCGCTGAACTCGCTGTGTCACGTGATCGGCCGGCGCGATTTCCATACCACCGCGCATGACCGCAGCCGCAACAGCCTGTTGCTCGCGATCCCGACGTTCGGGCAGGGCTGGCACAACAACCATCACGCGTTTCCCGCGTCCGCCTTCACCGGGCTGCATTGGTGGCAGGTCGATCCGGGTGGGCTGTTCGTGCGCGTGCTGGAACGCCTGCACCTCGTCTACGACGTGCAGCGCCCCAGCGCGGAACTGATCGAAAAGAAGCGCATCGCACCATGA
- a CDS encoding acyl carrier protein, with protein MKSATSNAAEHDTKSHEDILDWMTGYLAARLRTGRGSIDVDKQFIDYGLDSADAMKMVGDLEDYVGFELSPSLPYQYPTIDALAQALADLRAGR; from the coding sequence ATGAAGAGCGCCACCTCGAACGCAGCGGAACACGACACGAAAAGCCACGAGGACATCCTCGACTGGATGACCGGCTATCTGGCAGCCCGACTACGCACCGGCAGAGGATCGATCGACGTGGACAAGCAGTTCATCGACTACGGCCTCGATTCGGCCGACGCGATGAAGATGGTCGGCGATCTCGAGGATTACGTCGGCTTCGAGCTGTCTCCGAGCCTGCCTTATCAATATCCGACGATCGACGCGCTCGCGCAGGCGCTGGCCGATCTGCGGGCCGGGCGATAG
- a CDS encoding class I SAM-dependent methyltransferase encodes MTVQIQDAGAPVREVPYGASADAIQYHYDIGNAFLALAQESGRNYSCAMYEPGDTHEQAQVRKLDYHIAQIRARGAARVLDIGCGWGALLDRLVTVAGVQEAVGLTLSNEQLKYIGERYRHPGIDVMLRNWQDYAPEQPFDGIISLGAFEHFAKIDEDKVEAYRHFFRKCHAFLKPGGRMSLQTMGYGDVPRDARHTDLFIAREVFPESDLPYLADIVRASEMLFEVELVRNDRHDYVKTMRAWFENLRAHRREALELAPLDVVERYERLYRTMSYSFDLGAFVLYRITFRRIEPTRIHAISPRAAAV; translated from the coding sequence ATGACCGTCCAGATCCAGGATGCCGGCGCACCGGTGCGCGAGGTGCCGTACGGCGCATCCGCCGACGCGATCCAGTATCACTACGACATCGGCAACGCGTTCCTCGCGCTCGCGCAGGAAAGCGGCCGCAACTACTCGTGCGCGATGTACGAGCCGGGCGATACGCACGAACAGGCGCAGGTCCGCAAGCTCGACTACCACATCGCGCAGATCCGGGCGCGCGGCGCGGCGCGCGTGCTCGACATCGGCTGCGGCTGGGGCGCGCTGCTCGACAGGCTCGTCACGGTCGCCGGCGTGCAGGAGGCGGTGGGGCTCACGCTGTCGAACGAGCAGTTGAAATACATCGGCGAGCGATATCGGCACCCGGGCATCGACGTGATGCTGCGGAACTGGCAGGACTACGCGCCCGAGCAGCCGTTCGACGGCATCATCTCGCTCGGCGCGTTCGAGCACTTCGCGAAGATCGACGAAGACAAGGTCGAAGCGTATCGCCATTTCTTCAGGAAATGCCATGCGTTCCTGAAGCCGGGCGGCCGGATGTCGCTGCAGACGATGGGTTACGGCGACGTTCCGCGCGACGCGCGGCACACCGATCTCTTCATCGCGCGCGAAGTCTTTCCGGAATCGGATCTGCCGTACCTCGCGGATATCGTCCGGGCCTCCGAAATGCTGTTCGAAGTGGAGCTCGTCCGCAACGATCGCCATGACTACGTGAAGACGATGCGCGCGTGGTTCGAGAACCTGCGCGCGCATCGTCGCGAGGCGCTCGAACTCGCGCCGCTCGACGTGGTCGAGCGCTACGAACGGCTGTACCGGACGATGAGCTATTCGTTCGATCTCGGCGCGTTCGTGCTGTACCGGATCACGTTCCGGCGCATCGAGCCGACCCGGATCCATGCGATCTCGCCTCGGGCGGCCGCCGTATGA
- a CDS encoding acyl-CoA desaturase, with translation MKDAAADGADRAQAPDRAASPAGSAGSPMPGEHAAGHLSRASSARHLGVASIPAVGTVAALALWGGFGLAPHAQDIAMLVIFYVLNILGMELALHRYFAHRTFKAAPSMKVVLAILGSLAYMGPLMWWVAIHRLHHANADGPGDPHTPQLGGHGFVGRAKGILHGHVGWLFDPSSARPNGWNRYANDMYRDPTLLRIHLAYDFWLLLGLLLPAAIGGLLALSWRGALLGLLWGGSVRIFLATNAIWAVNSVGHSLGGRRPFPGRDQSRNAWWLAILTLGAGWHNNHHAFPQYASTRFQRWQIDVTGSLIALLERLGLVWDVQHPDPDAIRQRLADPRRRDA, from the coding sequence ATGAAGGACGCGGCCGCCGACGGCGCCGACCGTGCGCAGGCGCCGGACCGCGCGGCATCGCCGGCCGGTTCGGCGGGCTCGCCCATGCCCGGCGAACACGCGGCCGGGCATCTGTCCCGCGCGTCGTCGGCGCGCCATCTGGGCGTCGCGTCGATACCGGCGGTCGGCACCGTCGCCGCACTCGCGCTGTGGGGCGGATTCGGCCTGGCGCCGCACGCGCAGGACATCGCGATGCTCGTGATCTTCTACGTGCTCAACATCCTCGGCATGGAGCTTGCGCTGCATCGCTACTTCGCGCATCGCACGTTCAAGGCCGCGCCGTCGATGAAGGTCGTGCTCGCGATCCTCGGCTCGCTCGCCTACATGGGGCCGCTGATGTGGTGGGTGGCGATTCACCGGCTGCATCATGCGAACGCCGACGGCCCCGGCGATCCGCATACGCCGCAGTTGGGCGGACACGGCTTCGTCGGCCGCGCGAAAGGGATCCTGCACGGCCACGTCGGCTGGCTGTTCGACCCGTCGTCCGCGCGCCCCAACGGCTGGAATCGATACGCGAACGACATGTACCGCGATCCGACGCTGTTGCGCATTCATCTCGCGTACGACTTCTGGCTGCTGCTGGGCCTGCTGCTGCCGGCCGCGATCGGCGGGCTGCTCGCCCTGTCGTGGCGGGGCGCGCTGCTGGGCCTCCTGTGGGGCGGCAGCGTGCGGATCTTCCTCGCGACGAACGCGATCTGGGCGGTCAATTCCGTCGGCCATTCGCTCGGCGGCCGCCGGCCGTTTCCCGGCCGCGACCAGAGCCGCAACGCGTGGTGGCTCGCGATCCTGACGCTCGGGGCCGGCTGGCACAACAACCATCACGCCTTTCCGCAGTACGCGAGCACGCGCTTCCAGCGATGGCAGATCGACGTGACCGGATCGCTGATCGCGCTGCTCGAAAGGCTGGGGCTGGTGTGGGACGTTCAGCACCCCGATCCGGACGCGATCCGCCAACGGCTGGCGGACCCGCGTCGCCGCGATGCATGA